The proteins below come from a single Cryptococcus gattii WM276 chromosome D, complete sequence genomic window:
- a CDS encoding uncharacterized protein (Similar to TIGR gene model, INSD accession AAW46666.1), with protein MSLPYTVASTVHLPPATISKLQDTFTSFIHRTDPSSAPFTKEELSKIQIFFTTGRGPPVDSLADVPNLELVQLCSAGADKAISSLAMKAYVEERKRGKGKGDSKEVKLATASGTHVLSIPNYVVAMVITLLHQLPRQIIGARTELRWLSEAECDMYGQAYYARKTFHRTAGLLGYGSLGRETARLLKAHGMRIIAANTSGKATPQDGYIIPGTGDKDGSIPEAFYSTKDPKSVKEFLNQCDVLVANLPNTPDTQHFLNKEKLEMLPKGAVLVNVGRGSLIPSNDLLAVLDTPNLFGAALDVTEPEPLPDGHPLWSHPKCIITPHLSGNTEGEMEIAADVLVFNVERMKDGKGVVNEVKWERGY; from the exons ATGTCCCTCCCCTATACCGTCGCATCCACCGTCCATCTCCCCCCAGCCACCATCTCCAAGCTCCAAGACACCTTCACCTCCTTCATCCACCGTACCGACCCTTCCTCTGCGCCATTTACCAAGGAAGAGCTCTCCAAGATCcaaatcttcttcaccaccGGACGAGGTCCTCCCGTTGATTCCCTTGCAGATGTCCCAAACCTTGAGCTTGTGCAGCTATGTTCCGCAGGGGCAGATAAGGCCATTTCCAGCCTCGCAATGAAGGCCTATGTGGAAGAGCGAAAGAGGGGGAAAGGCAAGGGGGATAGTaaagaagtcaaacttgCAACTGCGTCGGGGACTCATGTTCTCTCGATTCCGAACTATGTGGTGGCGATGGTGATCACTTTGTTGCATCAGCTACCTAGGCAAATCATCGGAGCCAGA ACTGAGCTGAGATGGCTATCTGAAGCAGAATGCGATATGTATGGTCAAGCGTATTACGCTCGGAAAACCTTTCACCGTACCGCCGGTCTTCTT GGCTACGGGTCATTGGGACGTGAAACGGCAAGGCTTCTCAAAGCACATGGTATGCGAATCATAGCCGCCAACACTTCTGGCAAAGCGACGCCTCAGGACGGGTACATTATCCCCGGTACGGGCGATAAGGACG GCTCCATCCCAGAGGCTTTCTACTCTACCAAAGATCCCAAATCGGTCAAGGAATTTTTGAACCAGTGCGACGTACTGGTCGCAAATTTACCAAACACGCCTGATACGCAGCACTTTCTCAACAAGGAAAAGCTCG AGATGCTTCCCAAGGGCGCGGTGCTTGTAAACGTCGGTCGAGGGTCTCTTATACCTTCCA ACGATCTCTTAGCTGTTCTCGACACCCCGAACCTATTCGGCGCTGCACTAGACGTGACCGAGCCCGAACCCCTCCCTGATGGACATCCACTATGGTCCCACCCGAAATGTATCATCACCCCGCACTTGTCGGGGAACACGGAAGGTGAGATGGAGATTGCGGCGGATGTGTTGGTGTTTAATgtggagaggatgaaggatggGAAGGGGGTTGTCAATGAGGTTAAATGGGAGAGGGGGTATTGA
- a CDS encoding uncharacterized protein (Similar to TIGR gene model, INSD accession AAW46662.1): MSNDWWSQTPSRYTSTPIHPTLSRSQSISQSTRTRFAGDELDPEDSRAADAVKFLPSFASSQAGRVALGTSPTGGMSVSVGSPQGERRSPQGRLSGSVHESNSPRHTTRARSLAQSAALSSSTANGPAPMDEDMPPTASLRDSVTEARVSTIVASNELPTPPSLLPTKSTTTLYIFGPPPHILSTLQPYLTQFGPIASYRPGPEGSNWYIVEYTAPLGAAYALRRHGEILGGQWMIGFKVGNGGTMEGVGPAAGERVPQGSSSQVSLPAAGTPIRVQHKEILKPKVVQPVVAKAAVKSGNDYAWDEPEGSGGWSGWVSEKLFGR, encoded by the exons ATGTCCAACGACTGGTGGTCCCAAACACCATCCCGATACACTTCCACCCCCATTCATCCTACTCTCTCTCGTTCTCAATCCATTTCCCAATCAACCCGCACCCGTTTCGCCGGTGATGAGCTCGATCCTGAAGATTCCCGTGCCGCCGATGCAGTCAAgtttcttccttctttcgCTTCCTCCCAGGCAGGAAGAGTAGCCCTAGGTACGAGCCCTACTGGAGGGATGAGTGTGTCCGTCGGTAGTCCTCAGGGGGAAAGGAGAAGTCCTCAAGGAAGGTTGAGTGGGTCTGTCCATGAGAG CAACTCACCAAGACATACCACCCGAGCACGATCGTTGGCGCAGAGTGCTGCTCTCTCGTCGTCCACTGCGAACGGTCCCGCGCCCATGGACGAAGACATGCCTCCAACGGCCAGTTTACGGGATAGCGTGACAGAAGCCCGTGTATCCACTATTGTTGCTTCCAACGA GCTTCCCACCCCTCCATCCCTCCTTCCGACTAAATCAACAACCACCCTTTACATCTTTGGGCCTCCACCCCATATCCTCTCCACGCTCCAACCCTATCTCACTCAATTCGGTCCCATTGCTTCTTATCGGCCTGGGCCAGAAGGATCCAACTGGTATATTGTCGAGTACACCGCTCCGTTGGGAGCGGCGTACGCTTTGAGGAGACATGGTGAAATCTTGGGCGGTCAGTGGATGATCGGATTCAAAGTTGGTAATGGTGGAACTATGGAGGGTGTTGGCCCGGCAGCCGGGGAAAGAGTTCCTCAAGGATCATCATCACAAGTATCCCTACCGGCGGCTGGGACACCCATAAGAGTTCAGCACAAGGAGATTTTAAAACCCAAAGTGGTGCAACCTGTGGTAGCCAAAGCGGCTGTAAAGAGTGGTAATGATTATGCGTGGGATGAGCCTGAGGGCTCTGGTGGCTGGTCAGGATGGGTCAGCGAGAAGCTC TTTGGACGATAA
- a CDS encoding Ubiquitin fusion-degradation 1-like protein, putative (Similar to TIGR gene model, INSD accession AAW46661.1) produces the protein MNHGYDSEDEFDSYAAPPPLPGGPASILSHLMGGGFGGFHSAPPPSAYDDYFKAYSTAVMGGRERPEVMYGGKIIMPPSALARLSALDIPSPWTFQLRNPRSPTQHTTHAGVLEFIAEEGIVHLPAWMMKRLNLEEGDPVRLTGAKLPKGKMVKIQAQSTDFLQVSDPKSVLESALRFYSTLSPNDIIEITYNSLTFEFLIMSVVPEGPGISVIDTDLEVDFATPKGYVEPPRPEPKPIPTMADKLNIDLSSNEPTASGAASVSGGSRPGTSMGTQTPVESFTGVGQSLSGKKVKGKGLAKKIEEVDSSSKINRADGPRIINTSSLSSANAQVPSALILPEGKFFFGFKYIPYDPSKAPKPSLADQQKVELQPFGGEGNTLKNGKRVGGGEGKGKEKEKAADEEKEDPWAKLGSGNTLKRTTATAASSSSNPVPASAPQKEFETRKATEQEIIDATMLDEDDFMFEDEEDDEDDVIEIDSDYE, from the exons ATGAATCACGGGTACGATTCTGAAG ACGAGTTCGACAGCTACGCCgctcctccacctcttccaGGCGGTCCTGCTAGTATACTCTCTCACCTCATGGGCGGTGGTTTCGGTGGTTTCCACAGTGCCCCTCCTCCGTC GGCGTACGATGATTATTTCAAAGCTTATTCAACAGCTGTGATGGGCGGTAGAGAGCGTCCGGAAGTTATGTACGGCGGCAAGA TCATCATGCCTCCATCCGCGTTAGCCAGACTTT CCGCGCTGGACATTCCAAGTCCTTGGACATTCCAGCTCCGCAACCCTCGCTCACCCACACAACACACTACACATGCCGGTGTGCTGGAGTTTATTGCTGAAGAAGGGATTGTACATCTTCCTGCCTGG ATGATGAAGCGGCTTAACCTCGAAGAAGGCGATCCCGTACGACTCACGGGCGCCAAGTTACCAAAAGGAAAGATGGTTAAAATTCAAGCACAGAGTACGGATTTCCTCCAAGTATCCGATCCCAAATCTGT CCTCGAATCTGCCCTTCGCTTCTACTCTACTCTTTCTCCTAACGACATCATTGAAATCACCTACAATTCACTCACATTCGAATTCCTTATCATGTCCGTCGTCCCAGAAGGTCCTGGTATTTCTGTTATCGATACGGATCTTGAGGTTGATTTTGCCACGCCAAAGGGATATGTCGAGCCTCCCCGGCCGGAACCGAAACCGATCCCCACCATGGCGGATAAACTTAACATTGACTTGTCTTCAAATGAACCCACTGCTTCGGGCGCAGCTAGTGTATCGGGCGGTAGTCGACCCGGGACGAGTATGGGTACTCAGACTCCAGTGGAGAGCTTTACTGGTGTAGGACAGAGTTTGAGCGGAAAAAAGGTTAAGGGTAAGGGTTTggcgaagaagattgaAGAGGTCGATTCGAGTTCAAAGATTAACCGAGCCGA CGGCCCTCGAATAATAAACACATCCTCTCTATCATCAGCCAACGCCCAAGTTCCTTCAGCACTCATCTTGCCAGAAGGGAAATTCTTCTTCGGCTTCAAGTACATCCCTTACGATCCCTCCAAAGCGCCGAAACCCTCTCTCGCCGATCAACAGAAAGTGGAACTACAGCCTTTCGGAGGGGAAGGGAATACCTtgaagaatgggaagagagtcggagggggagagggcaagggaaaggaaaaggagaaagctgctgatgaggagaaagaagatcCATGGGCAAAGCTGGGTAGCGGGAATACTCTAAAACGGACGACTGCCACGGCGGCCTCGTCGTCTTCAAACCCTGTACCTGCATCAGCGCCTCAGAAAGAGTTTGAGACACGTAAGGCGACGGAGCAGGAGATCATTGATGCGACCATGTTGGATGAGGATGATTTTATGTTtgaggacgaagaggatgatgaggatgatgtGATAGAGATTGATTCCGATTATGAGTAG